From Staphylococcus sp. M0911, a single genomic window includes:
- a CDS encoding ATP-binding protein, with protein MLKFHHRLLILISTITIISFIGLGAIVHNMIYQTLTQNQTKELEKESRNYVSLYNDNKKSEIKNIANNQENIIVIKKNDKVIFTTDEKEKIDKRIDNEANPSQLIHKNTKLGLKYTFKSQIDDKTVYISGINDEILDLQKEMWKYLSIVGVIVLITVYLASRSINRTYIRPINEVTYATSLLADGYYHVRVPESNVKETKALFVTTNELARRLQKLNNRQKIQSNRLKTTLENIPSSVLMIDKHGEIVVANSAYYEVFSPEQSVENKSYIGFINDKIEKLIMESFRTEKVIYDQIEVDINNVHTKYFDVSCVPILSKSKKKLQGMVVVLHDITNLQKLENLRREFVANVSHELKTPITSIKGFAETLIEGAKNDEESLNMFLNIILKESNRIESLVMDLLDLSHIEQQNEITTSYMNLSELAYTTIDNLQNQAQNKNITIESKIERDVIFKANENKIAQVITNLLSNAINYSTNDNKVIVSVYREGKRVNLEIQDFGIGISAEEQKHIFERFYRVDKARSRDSGGTGLGLSITKHIVESHNGRISVISRLNEGSTFKVTFFDED; from the coding sequence ATGTTGAAATTCCACCATCGTCTTTTAATATTAATTAGTACTATTACGATTATTAGTTTTATAGGTTTAGGTGCAATTGTCCACAACATGATTTATCAAACATTAACACAAAATCAGACAAAGGAACTTGAAAAAGAATCGCGTAACTATGTCAGCTTATATAACGATAATAAAAAAAGTGAGATTAAAAATATTGCTAATAATCAAGAGAATATAATCGTAATCAAGAAAAACGATAAAGTGATATTCACGACTGATGAAAAAGAAAAGATAGATAAACGTATAGATAACGAGGCAAATCCCTCACAATTGATTCATAAAAATACGAAACTTGGTTTGAAGTATACGTTTAAAAGTCAAATTGATGATAAAACTGTTTACATAAGTGGAATTAATGATGAAATATTAGACCTGCAAAAAGAAATGTGGAAGTACCTATCAATTGTAGGTGTGATTGTATTAATTACAGTTTATCTAGCTAGTAGAAGTATCAATCGTACATATATTAGACCCATAAATGAAGTAACATATGCTACTTCATTATTGGCGGATGGTTATTATCATGTTCGTGTACCCGAAAGTAACGTCAAAGAAACTAAAGCATTGTTTGTAACGACAAATGAGCTTGCAAGACGGTTACAGAAATTAAATAATAGACAAAAAATCCAATCTAATAGATTAAAAACGACATTAGAAAATATACCAAGTTCAGTATTAATGATTGATAAACATGGTGAAATTGTCGTAGCGAACTCGGCATATTATGAAGTATTTAGTCCTGAACAAAGTGTGGAAAATAAAAGTTATATTGGTTTTATCAATGATAAAATTGAAAAGTTAATCATGGAAAGTTTTAGAACTGAGAAAGTGATTTATGATCAGATTGAAGTAGATATCAATAATGTTCACACAAAATATTTTGATGTATCATGTGTACCAATACTATCTAAATCGAAGAAAAAGCTACAAGGTATGGTGGTCGTATTGCATGATATTACTAATTTGCAAAAGTTAGAAAACCTACGTCGAGAATTTGTAGCTAACGTCTCACACGAACTTAAAACACCGATTACTTCAATTAAAGGATTCGCTGAAACATTGATTGAAGGTGCTAAAAACGATGAAGAATCGCTTAATATGTTCTTAAATATCATCCTGAAAGAATCGAATAGAATCGAATCACTTGTGATGGATTTACTAGATTTATCGCATATTGAGCAACAAAATGAAATAACAACGAGTTATATGAATTTATCTGAATTAGCTTATACAACGATAGATAATTTACAAAATCAAGCTCAGAATAAAAATATAACAATTGAATCTAAAATTGAACGTGATGTTATTTTCAAAGCAAATGAAAATAAAATTGCTCAAGTTATTACCAATTTATTATCTAATGCCATCAATTATTCAACCAATGATAATAAAGTTATTGTAAGTGTGTATCGTGAAGGTAAGAGGGTTAACCTAGAAATTCAAGACTTTGGTATAGGTATTAGTGCTGAGGAACAAAAACATATTTTTGAAAGATTTTATCGAGTTGATAAAGCACGAAGTAGAGATTCCGGCGGTACTGGGTTAGGATTATCGATTACTAAGCATATTGTTGAATCGCATAATGGAAGAATTAGTGTAATTAGTCGTTTAAATGAGGGTTCGACCTTTAAAGTGACGTTTTTCGATGAAGATTAA
- a CDS encoding citrate synthase, which yields MAELQRGLEGVIAVETKISSIIDSQLTYAGYDIDDLAENAQFEEIIFLLWNYRLPNKEELQELKSKLYEYMTLNPRVYKHFEEYVTDKVHPMAALRTSVSYIAHFDPDAEDESDEKKYERAIRIQAKIASLVTAFARVREGKEPLKPNSDLSYAGNFLYMLKGELPTDIEEEAFNKALILHADHELNASAFTARCAVSSLSDMYSGIVAAVGSLKGPLHGGANERVMAMLSEVGSLDNVDNYLDKKIANKEKIMGFGHRVYKEGDPRAKYLREMSRKITEETGQSELYEMSLAIEKRMKEEKGLIPNVDFFSASVYHSMDIPHDLFTPIFAVSRTSGWIAHILEQYRDNRIMRPRANYIGETNRKYVPIEER from the coding sequence ATGGCAGAATTACAAAGAGGTTTGGAAGGGGTAATTGCAGTTGAAACTAAAATCAGCTCAATCATCGATAGTCAATTAACATACGCAGGATATGATATTGACGATCTTGCAGAAAATGCCCAGTTTGAAGAAATCATCTTTTTATTATGGAACTATAGATTGCCAAATAAAGAAGAATTACAAGAACTTAAATCAAAATTATATGAGTATATGACACTTAATCCTAGAGTGTATAAACATTTTGAAGAGTACGTAACTGATAAAGTACATCCAATGGCTGCATTACGTACTTCAGTATCATACATTGCTCATTTCGATCCAGATGCTGAAGACGAATCAGATGAAAAGAAATATGAAAGAGCAATTCGTATTCAAGCTAAAATTGCATCATTAGTTACAGCTTTCGCACGTGTACGTGAAGGTAAAGAACCATTAAAACCAAATTCAGATTTAAGCTACGCTGGAAACTTCCTATACATGTTAAAAGGTGAATTACCAACTGATATTGAGGAAGAAGCTTTCAACAAAGCTTTAATTTTACATGCTGATCACGAATTAAATGCATCTGCATTCACTGCTCGTTGTGCAGTATCTTCTTTATCTGATATGTATTCAGGTATTGTTGCTGCTGTTGGTTCATTAAAAGGACCTTTACATGGTGGTGCTAATGAACGCGTGATGGCTATGTTATCTGAAGTAGGCTCATTAGACAATGTAGATAACTATTTAGACAAAAAAATAGCTAATAAAGAAAAAATTATGGGCTTCGGTCACCGTGTGTATAAAGAAGGTGACCCACGTGCTAAGTATTTACGAGAAATGAGTAGAAAAATCACTGAAGAAACTGGACAAAGCGAATTATATGAAATGTCATTAGCTATTGAAAAACGCATGAAGGAAGAAAAAGGATTAATTCCTAACGTCGATTTCTTTAGTGCGTCAGTTTATCACAGTATGGACATTCCACATGATTTATTTACACCAATCTTTGCAGTAAGTCGTACATCAGGTTGGATTGCACATATTCTTGAGCAATATAGAGATAATAGAATCATGCGTCCAAGAGCGAATTACATTGGTGAAACAAATCGTAAATACGTTCCTATTGAAGAAAGATAA
- the icd gene encoding NADP-dependent isocitrate dehydrogenase translates to MTAEKITQTKDGLNVPNEPIIPFIIGDGIGPDIWKAASRVIDAAVEKAYNGEKRIEWKEVLAGQKAYDNTGEWLPQETLDTIKEYLIAVKGPLTTPIGGGIRSLNVALRQELDLFTCLRPVRWFQGVPSPVKRPQDVDMVIFRENTEDIYAGIEFKEGTPEVKKVIDFLQDEMGATNIRFPETSGIGIKPVSKEGTERLVRAAIQYAIDNNRKAVTLVHKGNIMKFTEGSFKQWGYDLAHNEFADQVFTWQQYDEIVEKEGKDAANEAQSKAEQEGKIIVKDSIADIFLQQILTRPSEHEVVATMNLNGDYISDALAAQVGGIGIAPGANINYETGHAIFEATHGTAPKYAGLNKVNPSSELLSSVLMLEHLGWQEAADKITDSIEATIASKIVTYDFARLMDGATEVSTSEFADELIKNLK, encoded by the coding sequence ATGACAGCAGAAAAAATTACTCAAACTAAAGATGGATTAAATGTACCAAACGAACCAATTATTCCTTTCATTATCGGTGACGGAATCGGACCAGATATTTGGAAAGCAGCTAGTCGTGTTATCGATGCTGCAGTTGAAAAAGCATATAATGGCGAAAAACGCATCGAATGGAAAGAAGTTTTAGCTGGACAAAAAGCATATGACAATACTGGTGAATGGTTACCACAAGAAACTTTAGACACTATTAAAGAATATTTAATTGCTGTAAAAGGTCCTTTAACTACTCCAATCGGTGGCGGTATCCGTTCATTAAATGTAGCATTAAGACAAGAACTAGACTTGTTTACTTGCTTACGCCCTGTACGTTGGTTCCAAGGTGTACCATCACCAGTTAAACGCCCTCAAGACGTAGATATGGTTATTTTCCGTGAAAATACTGAAGATATCTATGCAGGTATTGAATTCAAAGAAGGTACGCCAGAAGTTAAAAAAGTAATTGACTTCTTACAAGATGAAATGGGCGCAACAAATATTCGTTTCCCAGAAACTTCAGGTATTGGTATTAAACCAGTATCTAAAGAAGGTACTGAAAGATTAGTTAGAGCTGCTATCCAATATGCAATTGATAATAACCGTAAAGCTGTAACTTTAGTTCACAAAGGTAACATTATGAAATTTACTGAAGGTTCATTTAAACAATGGGGTTACGATTTAGCTCATAATGAATTTGCTGATCAAGTATTCACTTGGCAACAATATGATGAAATTGTAGAAAAAGAAGGTAAAGACGCTGCGAATGAAGCACAATCAAAAGCTGAACAAGAAGGTAAAATTATCGTTAAAGACTCAATCGCTGATATCTTCTTACAACAAATTTTAACTCGTCCATCTGAACATGAAGTTGTTGCTACAATGAACTTAAATGGTGACTACATTTCAGATGCATTAGCTGCTCAAGTAGGTGGTATTGGCATTGCACCTGGTGCAAATATCAACTATGAAACTGGTCATGCTATCTTTGAAGCTACTCATGGTACAGCACCTAAATATGCTGGGTTAAACAAAGTAAACCCATCTTCTGAACTATTAAGTTCAGTATTAATGTTAGAACACTTAGGATGGCAAGAAGCTGCTGATAAAATTACAGACTCTATAGAAGCAACAATCGCTTCTAAAATAGTTACTTATGACTTTGCTCGTCTAATGGATGGTGCGACAGAAGTATCAACTTCAGAGTTTGCTGACGAATTAATCAAAAACTTAAAATAA
- a CDS encoding response regulator transcription factor: MSQKVLVVDDEQSIVTLLKYNLETAGYIVEVAYDGEEALQKVELSQPDLIVLDVMLPKKDGIEVCKTIRSDKNLVPILMLTAKDDEFDRVLGLELGADDYMTKPFSPREVVARVKAILRRSQFVNEVEQSETDDEDIIIDSIRIRPEFFEVYKDDELLELTPKEFELLLYLIERQGRVITREHMLNSVWNYEFAGDSRIVDVHISHLRDKLEENPKQPKLIKTVRGLGYKLERPKS, encoded by the coding sequence ATGTCACAAAAAGTATTAGTCGTTGACGATGAACAATCGATCGTTACGTTACTTAAATATAATTTAGAAACAGCTGGATACATAGTAGAAGTAGCCTATGACGGTGAAGAAGCACTACAAAAGGTTGAATTGTCTCAACCAGATTTAATTGTTTTAGACGTTATGTTACCTAAAAAAGATGGTATTGAAGTTTGTAAAACAATTAGATCTGATAAAAATTTAGTACCTATTCTTATGCTTACGGCAAAGGATGATGAATTTGATAGGGTATTAGGTTTGGAACTAGGTGCTGATGACTATATGACTAAACCTTTCTCACCAAGAGAAGTCGTGGCAAGAGTAAAAGCAATTTTAAGACGTTCACAATTCGTCAATGAAGTTGAACAAAGTGAAACAGATGATGAGGATATTATTATTGATTCAATCCGTATTCGTCCTGAATTTTTCGAAGTATATAAAGATGATGAGTTATTAGAACTTACGCCAAAAGAATTTGAATTATTACTTTATCTTATTGAACGACAAGGTCGTGTGATTACTAGAGAACATATGTTGAATTCTGTATGGAATTACGAGTTCGCAGGTGATTCTCGTATCGTTGATGTCCATATTAGTCATTTGAGAGACAAATTAGAAGAGAACCCTAAACAACCTAAATTAATTAAAACTGTTAGAGGATTAGGCTATAAATTGGAGCGTCCTAAAAGTTAA
- the pyk gene encoding pyruvate kinase, whose amino-acid sequence MRKTKIVCTIGPASESEEMLEKLMNAGMNVARLNFSHGSHEEHKGRIDTIRKVAKRLNKTVAILLDTKGPEIRTHNMKDGIIDLEKGKEVIVSMTEVEGTPEKFSVTYDNLINDVQVGSYILLDDGLVELQVKDIDHDKGEVKCDILNSGELKNKKGVNLPGVKVNLPGITDKDADDIRFGIKEDVDFIAASFVRRPSDVLDIREILEQEKANITIFPKIENQEGIDNIEEILEVSDGLMVARGDMGVEIPPEKVPMVQKDLIRKCNKLGKPVITATQMLDSMQRNPRATRAEASDVANAIYDGTDAVMLSGETAAGLYPEEAVKTMRNIAVSAEAAQDYKKLLSDRTKLVETSLVNAIGISVAHTALNLNVKAIVAATESGSTARTISKYRPHSDIIAVTPSEKTARQCAIVWGVYPVVKEGRKNTDALLNNAVATAVETERVQNGDLIIITAGVPTGEKGTTNMMKIHLVGDEIAKGQGVGRGSVVGTAVVADSASDLEDVDLSDKIIVTNSVDETLVPYVDQAIGLITEENGITSPSAIVGLEKGIPTVVGVENATKEIKDDMLVTVDAANGKVFEGYANVL is encoded by the coding sequence ATGAGAAAGACTAAAATTGTATGTACTATTGGACCAGCTTCAGAATCAGAAGAAATGCTTGAAAAATTAATGAATGCTGGTATGAACGTGGCACGTTTGAACTTTTCACACGGAAGCCATGAAGAACATAAAGGTAGAATTGATACAATTCGCAAAGTTGCTAAACGTTTAAATAAAACAGTAGCTATCCTTTTAGATACAAAAGGGCCAGAAATTCGTACACATAATATGAAAGATGGCATCATTGATTTAGAAAAAGGTAAAGAAGTTATTGTAAGCATGACAGAAGTTGAAGGTACGCCAGAGAAATTCTCTGTTACTTACGACAACTTAATCAACGATGTTCAAGTAGGTTCATATATTTTATTAGATGATGGTTTAGTTGAATTACAAGTTAAAGACATTGACCATGATAAAGGTGAAGTTAAATGTGACATCTTAAACAGTGGAGAATTAAAAAATAAAAAAGGTGTTAACTTACCAGGTGTGAAAGTAAACTTACCAGGTATCACTGACAAAGATGCAGACGACATTAGATTTGGTATCAAAGAAGATGTAGATTTCATCGCTGCAAGCTTCGTTCGTCGTCCAAGTGACGTTTTAGATATTCGTGAAATCTTAGAACAAGAAAAAGCAAATATTACTATTTTCCCTAAAATTGAAAACCAAGAAGGTATCGATAATATCGAAGAAATTCTTGAAGTATCTGATGGTTTAATGGTAGCTCGTGGTGATATGGGTGTTGAAATTCCACCTGAAAAAGTACCAATGGTTCAAAAAGACTTAATTAGAAAATGTAATAAATTAGGTAAACCAGTAATCACAGCTACACAAATGCTTGATTCTATGCAACGTAATCCACGTGCTACTCGTGCGGAAGCTAGTGACGTTGCGAATGCAATCTATGATGGTACAGATGCAGTAATGTTATCTGGTGAAACTGCTGCAGGTTTATACCCAGAAGAAGCAGTTAAAACAATGAGAAACATTGCAGTTTCAGCAGAAGCAGCACAAGACTATAAAAAATTATTATCTGACAGAACTAAATTAGTTGAAACATCATTAGTGAATGCTATTGGTATCTCAGTGGCACATACTGCATTAAACTTAAATGTTAAAGCTATTGTTGCTGCAACTGAAAGTGGTTCAACAGCTCGTACAATTTCTAAATATCGTCCACATTCAGACATTATTGCTGTAACACCAAGTGAAAAAACTGCACGCCAATGTGCTATTGTTTGGGGTGTTTACCCAGTAGTTAAAGAAGGACGTAAAAACACTGATGCATTATTAAATAATGCAGTAGCAACTGCAGTTGAAACTGAAAGAGTTCAAAATGGTGATTTAATTATTATCACTGCAGGTGTACCAACAGGTGAAAAAGGTACTACAAATATGATGAAAATTCACTTAGTTGGTGATGAAATTGCTAAAGGTCAAGGTGTAGGTCGTGGATCAGTAGTAGGTACTGCTGTTGTCGCTGATTCTGCTAGTGATTTAGAAGATGTTGATTTAAGTGATAAAATCATCGTCACTAACTCTGTAGATGAAACATTAGTACCATACGTAGATCAAGCTATTGGTTTAATCACTGAAGAAAATGGTATTACATCACCAAGTGCTATTGTTGGTTTAGAAAAAGGTATTCCAACTGTAGTAGGTGTTGAAAATGCTACAAAAGAAATTAAAGATGATATGTTAGTTACTGTTGATGCAGCTAACGGTAAAGTATTCGAAGGTTATGCTAACGTACTTTAA
- a CDS encoding amino acid permease has product MADNLQRELSNRHVQLIAIGGAIGTGLFLGAGQTIAMTGPSILLTYIFIGFMLFMFMRGLGEIIIQNTSFKSFADVTNTYIGPFAGFVTGWTYWLCWIITGMAEVTAVAKYVSFWFPHIPNWISALFCVLILMSFNLLSAKLFGELEFWFSIIKIVTIIGLIVVGAVMILFAYKTQFGHASLTNLYNHGIFPKGASGFFMSFQMAVFSFVGIEMIGVTAGETKDPESTIPKAINSVPIRILIFYVGALAVIMSIIPWDKVDPDNSPFVKLFTLIGIPFAAGLINFVVLTAAASSCNSGIFSNSRMLFGLSDNKQAPPAFSKTNKNGVPHVAIIGSSALLLIAALLNYIFPDATLVFTYVTTLSTVLFLIVWALIIIAYINYSSKNPELHKASTYKLPGGKYMGYVILLFFILVFGLLFVNETTRRAIYLTPLWFVILGLMYWRYKKASTASK; this is encoded by the coding sequence ATGGCTGATAATCTACAAAGAGAATTGAGCAATCGCCATGTGCAATTAATTGCTATTGGAGGCGCTATTGGGACAGGATTATTCCTGGGTGCTGGACAAACGATTGCCATGACGGGTCCCTCAATACTACTCACGTACATCTTTATTGGATTCATGCTATTCATGTTTATGCGTGGATTAGGTGAAATTATTATTCAAAACACAAGTTTCAAATCATTTGCGGACGTAACTAATACATATATAGGTCCATTTGCAGGATTTGTTACTGGTTGGACATATTGGCTATGTTGGATAATTACTGGTATGGCAGAGGTTACCGCAGTAGCTAAATATGTTAGTTTTTGGTTTCCACATATTCCTAACTGGATTAGTGCATTATTCTGTGTACTTATTTTGATGTCATTTAACTTACTAAGCGCTAAGTTATTTGGTGAATTAGAGTTTTGGTTCTCTATTATCAAAATTGTAACAATCATAGGGTTAATTGTTGTTGGGGCTGTTATGATCTTATTTGCATACAAAACGCAATTTGGACATGCAAGCTTAACTAATCTATACAATCATGGTATTTTTCCTAAAGGAGCATCAGGATTCTTCATGTCATTCCAAATGGCAGTGTTCTCATTCGTTGGTATCGAAATGATTGGTGTAACTGCCGGTGAAACGAAAGATCCTGAATCAACTATTCCAAAAGCTATCAACAGTGTACCAATTCGTATATTAATCTTTTATGTTGGTGCCCTAGCTGTGATTATGTCAATCATTCCTTGGGATAAAGTCGATCCAGATAATAGTCCATTTGTTAAACTATTTACACTTATTGGAATTCCATTTGCAGCTGGTTTAATTAACTTCGTTGTATTAACTGCTGCAGCATCATCATGTAATAGTGGTATTTTCTCAAACAGTAGAATGTTGTTCGGATTATCTGATAACAAACAAGCACCACCTGCGTTTAGCAAAACTAACAAGAACGGTGTGCCACATGTAGCAATTATTGGATCTTCAGCATTATTATTAATTGCAGCACTATTGAATTACATTTTCCCAGATGCAACATTAGTGTTCACATATGTAACAACATTATCTACTGTATTGTTCCTAATCGTATGGGCTTTAATTATCATTGCTTATATTAATTACAGTAGTAAGAATCCAGAATTACACAAGGCGTCTACATATAAATTACCTGGTGGTAAATATATGGGCTACGTCATCTTATTATTCTTTATCTTAGTATTCGGTTTATTATTTGTTAATGAAACAACTAGACGTGCAATTTATTTAACGCCGTTATGGTTTGTAATATTAGGATTAATGTATTGGAGATATAAAAAAGCAAGTACTGCATCTAAATAG
- the pfkA gene encoding 6-phosphofructokinase, translating to MKKIAVLTSGGDSPGMNAAVRAVVRTAIYNNIEVYGVYHGYQGLVEDDIHKLELGSVGDTIQRGGTFLFSARCPEFKEEEVRKVAINNLRKREIEGLVVIGGDGSYRGAQRISEECKEIQTIGIPGTIDNDINGTDFTIGFDTALNTIIDSVDKIRDTASSHARTFIVEVMGRDCGDLALWAGLSVGAETIVVPEVDTDIKEVAEKIEQGIKRGKKHSIVMVAEGCMSGQECADELSKYINIDTRVSVLGHIQRGGSPSGADRVLASRLGGHAVELLKKGETAKGVGIKHNQLTATPFDEIFGHSSHKFDQQIYQLAKELSI from the coding sequence ATGAAGAAAATTGCAGTTTTGACTAGCGGTGGAGATTCACCGGGGATGAATGCTGCCGTTAGAGCAGTTGTACGTACAGCAATTTACAATAATATTGAAGTTTATGGTGTATATCACGGTTATCAAGGATTAGTAGAAGATGATATTCATAAACTTGAATTAGGATCAGTTGGAGATACTATCCAACGTGGTGGGACATTCTTATTCTCAGCAAGATGTCCTGAATTTAAAGAAGAAGAAGTACGTAAAGTTGCTATTAACAATCTACGTAAAAGAGAAATTGAAGGCTTAGTAGTTATTGGTGGGGATGGCAGTTACCGTGGCGCTCAACGTATAAGTGAAGAGTGTAAAGAAATACAAACCATTGGTATTCCTGGTACAATCGATAATGATATTAACGGTACCGACTTTACGATTGGATTCGACACAGCACTTAATACGATTATTGATTCAGTCGATAAAATTCGTGATACAGCATCAAGTCATGCAAGAACATTTATCGTTGAAGTAATGGGTCGTGACTGTGGTGACTTAGCGCTATGGGCAGGCTTATCTGTAGGTGCTGAAACGATTGTCGTACCAGAAGTTGATACAGATATTAAAGAAGTAGCTGAAAAGATAGAGCAAGGTATTAAACGTGGTAAAAAACACTCAATCGTTATGGTTGCTGAAGGATGTATGAGCGGTCAAGAATGTGCTGATGAATTAAGTAAATATATTAATATTGATACAAGAGTTTCAGTATTAGGACACATTCAACGTGGAGGTAGCCCTTCAGGAGCTGACCGTGTTTTAGCATCAAGATTAGGTGGTCACGCCGTTGAATTATTAAAGAAAGGTGAAACTGCCAAAGGTGTTGGTATTAAACATAACCAATTAACAGCGACACCATTCGATGAAATATTTGGTCATTCAAGTCATAAGTTTGATCAACAAATTTATCAACTAGCTAAAGAGTTATCTATATAA